TGATCTCACGGCGACGTCCGGGACGCGGACAGGCTCCGGACGTACGCCACCAGCTCCCTGATCTCCCCATCGCTCAGGTGGAAGCCGAAGCCGGGCATCCCGGGCTTCCCGATGGTCGCCCCGCCGTGCTTGATGATGTCGAAGAGATACTGGTCCGGGAGCTTGGCCATGCGCCCCCCGTCGGCCAGGTTCCCCGGCCTGATCAAAAAGACGGTGGCGCGCCAGGAGCCGGACCCGCGCGCCCCGTGACAGCTCACGCAGCGGAGGAAATACTGGCGCTCCGCGGGCGAGGCGTTTGGTGGCGGGGCCGGATCGGGAAGGAAACTCGCGAACACGATCACGTTGACCGCGATCACGCCCAGCGCGGCCGCGATCAGAAGTCCGCGTCGACCCATCGCTGACGAGCATAGCACCGGGCCGCCTAGGAGCCTGTCG
This Candidatus Rokuibacteriota bacterium DNA region includes the following protein-coding sequences:
- a CDS encoding cytochrome c; amino-acid sequence: MGRRGLLIAAALGVIAVNVIVFASFLPDPAPPPNASPAERQYFLRCVSCHGARGSGSWRATVFLIRPGNLADGGRMAKLPDQYLFDIIKHGGATIGKPGMPGFGFHLSDGEIRELVAYVRSLSASRTSP